The stretch of DNA ccagcaccgccattcaatgtgatcatggctgatcatcctcaatcagtaccccgctcctgccttctccccatatcccctgactccgctaatctcatagaggtgtataacattatAAGGGGGGGATAGATAAGGTgattgcacagagtcttttacctgagtagaggaatcaagaatcagaggacataggtttacggtgaagggggggggagatttaataggaatctcagggGTGACCTCTTCACTCAGacggtggtgggtaaatggaacaaactgccagaggaggtcgttgaggcaggtattgtcaCAATATTTAAAGAcgtttggataggaaaggtttagagggatgtaggaTGATCGccagcaggtggggctagtgtagaatgggaggcgtgggcaggttgggccgaagggcctgtttccatgttgtatatttCTAAATGAGACTGTCataatggggcaccttggtcggcatgggcaggttgggccgaatggcctgtttcgtgttgtgtgactctatgactaattaaCGAATGAAGACTGAGATATCTTTCTTGTTCATTTCAGGAGGAAAGTATTTGGAATAGGAGGTAAGATATCCCACCTCTCTCTTGTAGACCATATTGGACCATTATGCCctgattcagtcatggctgatctacctgacacccttactgattaagaacctatcaatcaccaCCTTCAAAATACCCAATCActgggcctccaccgccatctgtagcactgaattccacagattcactgccctctgacgaGTGAAATCCTTCCCAGGTCCATTTTGAAGACTctaccactggtggaaacatcctcccttcaTCCTTGAAGCAATACGCGCTCCTCAAACGTTAAACCCAGTGCTGATGGTCTCTGCAATATTGaacatttcataaggtcataactgataggagcagaatcaggccgtttggcccatcaagtctgactccgccattcaatcacggctgatctatctctccatcctcaccccattctcctgccttctcccctgaaccCACTGACCCCGTACTAATCGGTGATGCATagttagagctactgccttgtggcgcatgcagtgccggagacccgggttcgatcccaactatgggtgctgtctgtatggagtttgtacgttctccctgtgaccatgtgggttttctccgagtacttcggtttccttccacattccaaaggcgtacaggtttgtagaataattggctGGTATAAGTATAAGAAGtagattgtcctgagtgtgtgtgggataatgttagcgtggggggatcgctggtcggtgtgggctcggtgggctgaggggcttgtttccacgccgtatctctgaactaaactaaactaaaaatccactccgccattcaatcgtggctgatgtatctcctaaccccattctcctgccttctccccataacccctgacacccctactaatcaacaatctatctatctctgccttagaaatatccactgacttggcctccccacAGGTTCACTAACAAGCAAGACACCCTAGATGTGGTGGACTTGGAGCTGCCGCTGGGTGTGTACAGGGGTCCTCTACAGTATATGGCCTGGCGGGAGATGATGGAAGCCATCAGTCCTGGTAGGCCAACCTTACACTCAGCTCTGCTCCGCGGAACGGTGGTGGCTGCAAGTGCTCGATGGGGAAGGGGAGTGAGATGGAGACGGAGCAGGGATGAGGAATGTCAGAAAGAACTTATATCCTTGGCGGTTCAGATCCAGCGGGAGATAGAGGGACAATTCAGAGTGccagacgttatggggagaaggcaggagaatgggagttggagggagagatagatcagccatgattgaatggcggagtagacttgatgggccgaatggcctaattctactcctatcactgatgcTATTACGAGatcagttttggtttagtttgttgtcacatgtcctgaggtacagtgaaaagctttgaacggcaaaagtgattggagcagaattaagccattcacccccatcaagtctaccccggcattcaatcatggctgatctatctctgcctcccaaaccccattcccctgccttctccccataacccctgacacccgtgctaaccaagaagagcttttgttgcgtgctatccagtcagcagaaagacaatatataatTATATCGAGCCATTGACAGTGTTCAGACACATGATACGCCAGccagtcaataaaagtaagcatgcaggtatagcaggcagtgaagaaagctaatggcatgttggcctttataacaagaggagttgaatataagagcaaagaggtccttctacagttgtacatggtgagaccacacctggactattgtgtgcagttttggtccccaaatttgacgaaggacattcttgctgttgagggagcccagcgtaggttcaccaggttaattcccgggatggcaggactgtcatatgctgagagaatggagcggctgggcatgtatactctggagtttagaaggatgagaggatatcttattgaaacatataagattattaaaggtttggacatgctagaggcaggaaacatgttcccgatgttgggggagtccagaatcaggggacaCACAGtttaataaggggtaggccatttagaacggagatgaggaaaaacgttttcacccagagagttgtgaatctggaattctctgcctcagtggatcgGTGGatgctgattctctggatgctttcaagagagatttagatagagctcttaaagatagcggagtcaggggatatggggagaaggcaggaacggtgtactgattggggatgatcagccatgatcacagtgaatggcggtgctggctcgaagggttgaatggcctactcatgcacctattgtctattgtctattgtttatttggtagacacaaaatgctggagtaactcagcgggtgaggcagcatctctggagagaaggaatggatgacgttttgggcagAGACCCTCTTTAGtacatttgtttgtcttgtattatggtggtaggTTTTGTTTCGCTTTATTTAACGGTTCAATATTGTTGATAATAATTGATtgtaatatttttggtttaataaACAGTGCCGGCCCCGCTCACCCTGAACCCGGACACAGCTAACCCGTGGCTGCAGCTGTCCGAGGATCTATGCAGCGTGTGGATGGGTGCGGAGCGGCAGTCCCTGCCCGAGTCCCGGTGGAGGTTTGACCGATGTGCCGGCGTGCTGGCGGCGCAGGGCTTCGCGTCCGGCTGCcactactgggaggtggaggttggCGGCAAGACGGAGTGGGACCTCGGCGTGGCGCGGCGATCGTGCCAGAGGAAGGGCAGGTTGGAGCGCCGGCCCCGGGAAGGCTACTGGAGGATGAGCCTGCGGAGAGGCGAGGGGTACCAGGTTGTCAccgagccccccacccccctcaccctggAGTGCGGACCCATGACCGTCGGCGTCTACCTGGACCACGAGGGCGGCCAGGTGTCCTTCTACGATGCCGGCAGCATGGCGCATCTGTACACCTTCGCCCACACCTTCTCCGAGACCCTCTACCCATACTTCTGTCTCTGCCTCACTGACGGGGGCAAGAACGCCGAGCCCATGAAGATCTGCCGGCTCACCAGCCAGTCCCGGCACCACCTGCCGGTGGCATTACCCGCCCACTCCGATACCTCATCCACCACCACCCGTCACCTCCAAACATCCTAACTGTGGAtagacaccgagtgctggagtaactcagtgggtcaggcagcatctgtggagaacatggataggtgacgtttcacagag from Amblyraja radiata isolate CabotCenter1 unplaced genomic scaffold, sAmbRad1.1.pri scaffold_881_ctg1, whole genome shotgun sequence encodes:
- the LOC116970439 gene encoding zinc-binding protein A33-like codes for the protein MESWREGERGRWSESGGQGERGRAGAGEEAVWGVWREGEGRQPLYCPLHQEQLKLFCETDAELICGICRDGRRHKYHHFFPVNEAVEMYKGKLKASMDAATRRKLTVLRMKSEQQQKISHVREQSSSLHAHIRFEFARMHRVLSEREQRLSNELQDAEERILAQMQENLQRMQDTLDSVERFLRQLQTRMEQPDIVALIKEESIWNRRFTNKQDTLDVVDLELPLGVYRGPLQYMAWREMMEAISPVPAPLTLNPDTANPWLQLSEDLCSVWMGAERQSLPESRWRFDRCAGVLAAQGFASGCHYWEVEVGGKTEWDLGVARRSCQRKGRLERRPREGYWRMSLRRGEGYQVVTEPPTPLTLECGPMTVGVYLDHEGGQVSFYDAGSMAHLYTFAHTFSETLYPYFCLCLTDGGKNAEPMKICRLTSQSRHHLPVALPAHSDTSSTTTRHLQTS